From Drosophila suzukii chromosome 2R, CBGP_Dsuzu_IsoJpt1.0, whole genome shotgun sequence, a single genomic window includes:
- the Cyp4ad1 gene encoding probable cytochrome P450 4ad1 has protein sequence MFLIAIAIILATILVFKGVRIFNYIDHMAGIMEMIPGPTPYPFVGNLFQFGLKPDEYPKKVLQYCRKYDFQGFRSLVFLQYHMMLSDPAEIQNIFSSSSLLYKEHLYSFLRPWLGDGLLTSSGARWLKHQKLYLPAFERSAIEGYLRVVHRTGGQFVQKLDGLSATQEIFDAQELVAKCTLDIVCENATGQASSSLNGEPSDLHGAIKDLCDVVQERTFSIVKRFDALFRLTSYYMKQRRALALLRSELNRIIAQRRHQLAGENTSQPGQPINKPFLDVLLTAKLDGRALKEREIIEEMSTFIFTGHDPVAAAISFTLYTLSRHPEIQSKAFKEQQRIFANNLSGEADLVSLDQMVYLELIIRETLRLYPSVPLIARTNRKPIDINGTKVAKRTTVIMCLIAMGYNEKYFDDPCTFRPERFENTSGNVGIEAFKSVPFSAGPRRCIAEKFAMYQMKALLSQLVRRFEILPAVDGLPSGINDHSREDCVPQSEYDPVLNIRVTLKSENGIQIRLRKR, from the exons ATGTTTCTGATAGCCATTGCCATTATTTTGGCCACCATTCTGGTGTTCAAGGGTGTGAGGATATTCAACTACATAGACCACATGGCCGGCATAATGGAGATGATACCAGGACCGACCCCATACCCCTTCGTGGGTAATCTGTTTCAGTTTGGCCTCAAGCCGGACG AATACCCCAAAAAGGTTTTGCAATATTGTCGGAAATATGATTTCCAGGGATTCCGTTCCCTGGTCTTCCTGCAGTACCACATGATGCTGAGTGATCCGGCGGAAATTCAG AACATTTTTTCCAGTTCATCGCTGCTGTACAAGGAGCACTTGTACTCCTTTCTGAGGCCCTGGCTGGGCGATGGGCTGCTGACCAGTTCCGGTGCCCGCTGGCTGAAGCATCAGAAGCTCTACCTCCCCGCCTTCGAGCGCTCTGCCATTGAGGGCTACCTGCGAGTGGTGCACCGGACGGGCGGACAGTTCGTCCAGAAGCTCGACGGACTGTCGGCCACGCAGGAAATCTTCGATGCCCAGGAGCTGGTGGCCAAGTGTACCCTGGATATTGTGTGCG AAAACGCCACTGGCCAGGCCAGCAGTTCGCTCAATGGAGAGCCCTCGGATTTGCATGGAGCCATCAAGGA TTTATGCGATGTGGTGCAGGAGCGCACCTTCAGCATTGTGAAGCGGTTCGACGCCCTCTTCCGACTCACCTCCTACTACATGAAGCAGCGCCGAGCCCTGGCGCTCCTCCGAAGCGAACTGAATCGG ATTATCGCGCAACGTCGACACCAGCTGGCCGGGGAAAATACAAGTCAGCCAGGGCAGCCAATCAATAAACCCTTCCTCGACGTTCTGCTGACCGCCAAACTGGACGGTCGGGCCCTCAAGGAGCGCGAGATTATCGAGGAAATGTCAACCTTTATATTTACT GGTCACGATCCCGTAGCCGCCGCCATATCCTTTACCCTGTACACCCTATCCCGCCACCCGGAGATTCAGAGCAAGGCTTTCAAGGAGCAGCAGCGCATCTTTGCCAACAACTTATCGGGAGAGGCGGACCTGGTTTCCCTGGACCAGATGGTCTACCTAGAGCTGATCATTCGGGAGACCCTGCGTTTGTATCCCTCTGTTCCGCTGATTGCCCGAACCAACAGAAAGCCCATCGACATCA ATGGCACCAAGGTGGCCAAGCGCACCACGGTGATCATGTGCCTCATTGCCATGGGCTACAACGAGAAGTATTTCGATGATCCGTGCACTTTCCGGCCCGAGAGATTCGAGAACACCAGCGGAAACGTGGGCATCGAGGCTTTCAAGAGTGTGCCATTTAGTGCAGGACCAAGGCGATGCATTG CTGAAAAGTTCgccatgtaccaaatgaaggcTCTGCTCTCCCAGTTGGTGCGACGATTTGAAATATTGCCCGCCGTGGATGGACTTCCCTCAGGAATCAACGATCATTCTCGTGAGGACTGCGTGCCTCAGAGCGAATATGATCCAGTATTGAACATTCGAGTCACGCTTAAATCGGAAAATGGCATTCAGATCAGGCTGAGAAAGCGATGA